Genomic window (Alnus glutinosa chromosome 9, dhAlnGlut1.1, whole genome shotgun sequence):
CAAGCCTGATTAGTATTAGTCACATTGGGTCTCACTGATGCCCTGGTGTGGCTGGGTCAGGCTATGGCTCAATTGGACTTGAGAGAGTGCCTGCGATTTTCCACCGTCTAGGCCCCTCCTGTCATTAATTAGTTCCTAGTGAGTAGGTGCTACTATGATGACGTTCAGATACATTAACCAAAGTTGATCGCCCCCTTCTATCCTTTTTGCTTCAAGAAAATAACCATAATAGTgagaaaaatcaatttaacCAAGAAGTTTTTGCTAATAGATAATTATTAGCGTTGAAAGCTATTTTTAGCAACAAATTTTTTGGCCTTCTTAGCAACAAGAATAAATTGGCAACTAaatttggatagaaattttttacaaattaatgtttaaaagtGACGTGTAGTctttaattacatatttttttaatagcgcATGtttttcaatatcttaaaagacataatttttctggtttgtagaaaatttgtgTAACTTAAATTTTATGTTACCGATAGGCTATCAGGGACGATGTTAGGGACAAAAAGTTTTCATCGCCAAATCTGAACACTTATTACTCttatgtaatttaaaaataaaaaaaaaaaaaaaaaaaaaaaaaaaaaaaaaaaaatcctttggCAAAATACAATCATTATTCGCTCatcaattcttttttatatatgttattatgattttggataCTTCAAAGAAACTAGTCAAAACTATAATTAAAGTTTGGTAGAACATTTTATATAGTTTTACGCGGGGATTGTACATTCACTTCTCTCTTATAATTGACCTATCCAATTATACTACACAACTAATGTGAAACTTAGCACATATACACTCCATAATCCACCCATCTAATAATATCAGATTTAGCTTTTACAATCCAGAGTATCACATATTCTAAATTTCTCCACTACAAAAAGCAGACCACTTCTTTGTATTGTCAAATTCACGTCATTAGACAATCAATTTAACACAAGGAAAAGATGGCATGAATGCATGCATTCTCTACACCACCAACTACACTTCAAACTACACAACTGCTTTAGCCAATGGAAAAGCCCCACGCTGTATCACCTTCCTCACCCAACATTTACAGGACCTGTATTCATTGGCTTCTGAAAGACTCTTACTACTGGCATTCCATCACCATCATCGTTTCCGACCCTCCACGAGCGATCCTTTTTCCTCTGAGgcttcttgtgttgtttataaGATGCCTTGGGCTGCTTAACTGTCACCTTTTTGGAAGCAAGGCCATTAGCGACATCAAAAGAATTGAGATCGTCCAGCACATGCTCAAGAATAGGCGCATCTTCACCTTCAACATCTTCAGCGTTTTCAACATCAGATGAATCTGAATCATGCTCTTCAAACAAGCTCGGTTCTACACCATCTTCTGAACCAACTTCCTCATCGGAGATTCCAGGGGGCATTTCATAGTGGGGCAACTTCCCGTCAATGTAATCCTTCAAAATCTGCCGGGCAGCTCTAGTTTCATCAGGCAGTCCACTAGAGGCAACATACCCGCGAGAGGCACAATAAGCTCTAAATAGTTCAGATGCTAGAGGGGGTCGGGTCTGTGGCTCGTATGGCTTCGGTTTTGGCAGCTTGATGTTGTAGACAGCCTCAATGACATGTCTAGGAACTCGATCGGCTACTATCTGCACAGCCTCCCTGTGCTCAGTCATCCGATCAATAGGCAACACCCCAGAAGCAATCATTTCATATCTCGAGCTTGAGAAGGATGGAAACACTAATCCGGGGCAGTCACATAGGGTCAGCTCATCGGACATAATCAATGTTTGGAAATGCTTAGTCTTCCCTGGAGTAGAGGTGACGCCGGTCCTCTTCTGGCCCACCAAAGCATTAATTGTTGAGCTCTTCCCCACATTAGGATAGCCAACAAATCCCACAACTACATTCTTTGATGCAGAACTTTCTGCAGCATTTCCACGAGGAGACTGAACATTAGATGAGCCTGTACCATTGGAGCCTGATTTCCTCCTCTTCGCTATCTCTTCTGCTTTACACTGTAAATGAGCCAAAAGCTCATCCCTTCCATATATTTTTGTATCAGGGTCATCCATCTTCTGCTGGGTACTTTGTGTCTTCCATTGCTCACTAGTTTTCCCTTCAAGAGCAGCAGAAGCAGCTTTAGCTGACCAGAACACAAAGAGAATCTCATTACGGCGAAAGTATTCTGCCCATTTCTGCCTGCAGGCAAAGCCAAGCAAAGAAAGTTTAACAAGTTAAAGACCTAAAGAATTGATTTGCCACAGCAAAGACTCGACAAAGTAGATACTAACCTGACAGAAAATGGTAAGAGATCTGCCTTATTAACAAGAAGCAATGTCCGTTTGTGCTCATCAATCTCTCGAGCATATGCCTGCATTCAAAGAAATTCAATGTCATGCCCATATTATGCAGTTCATGAAATCATCCAGTAAAAAAGGAGGAAGCAATTAAGTTTTATAGGAGTTTATTCACAGATGACATAGATATGTCCAGGCATGTTTTCATCTCTTAGTTCTCTGAGTACAAATAGAAGTTAGATCCCTCCACTGGGGAATCACATTAAAGCATCACAAAAATGGACTGTACCACTGGAAACAAGCCCAATTTCTTcacaatatttatttatcatgAGAAATGTGCAaaccttgtatttttttttataagtaaaaaaattttataaaaaaaaaaaaaacgtaaaacatccctaagtacacatgtaGTATACAAGGAAACAACCAAACCAgccccaaaaagaaagagacccaAAAAACCCGCGAGACCCTAAAATCCCAAAAATCCAAAAGACCTAAGGCCCACAAGAGGCACTCAACACTACAGCATGTGAGCCTTGTCTTTCCAACGCCGGGAGGTTGCATAATCATTGCCATAATTAAttgagcttttcaaattcaacacctcCCTCCTACCTTTGATCTTTTGGTGCGCAACCTTTGTTTCCCTATGAAACTCCTATTTGCTTACACTGACATCTAAGATAGCCAAAAGCGGAATCTCATCCTCTTCACCATCCGccgcccaatccaaaggcatGTCGGGCGGATAAATATCCAAAGGGAAATGGGAAACACCATCCTCCTCATCCCAGACCTCGTTGCCCTGATCCCAAACAACAACCTTCCTAGACGGAACAAAACTTACTGGCCACTTCTGAGACTGGATCAAATCGTTCACCCTGGGTCCTCATCCTTATCAGCGGTTGGAGTGGCGCAAATACCCAAAAAAGGAGCCCCTACCGCCTCGTCTTCCTTTACAACCAGAGTCGACGACGACGCGACCGACACTTTAGGCGAAGCTTGCCCTG
Coding sequences:
- the LOC133877765 gene encoding GTPase LSG1-2; protein product: MGKNEKTGLGRALVRQHNQMVQQSKEKGGAYKAQQKKVLESVTEVSDIEAVIEQAEEADRVFSLDHPVPNLLISLDAKPSTSDMTPEQKREQQKEEEMLHATNLRVPRRPPWNAKMSVEELDANERQAFLAWRRSLARLEENEKLLLTPFEKNLDIWRQLWRVLERSDLIVMVVDARDPLFYRCLDLEAYAREIDEHKRTLLLVNKADLLPFSVRQKWAEYFRRNEILFVFWSAKAASAALEGKTSEQWKTQSTQQKMDDPDTKIYGRDELLAHLQCKAEEIAKRRKSGSNGTGSSNVQSPRGNAAESSASKNVVVGFVGYPNVGKSSTINALVGQKRTGVTSTPGKTKHFQTLIMSDELTLCDCPGLVFPSFSSSRYEMIASGVLPIDRMTEHREAVQIVADRVPRHVIEAVYNIKLPKPKPYEPQTRPPLASELFRAYCASRGYVASSGLPDETRAARQILKDYIDGKLPHYEMPPGISDEEVGSEDGVEPSLFEEHDSDSSDVENAEDVEGEDAPILEHVLDDLNSFDVANGLASKKVTVKQPKASYKQHKKPQRKKDRSWRVGNDDGDGMPVVRVFQKPMNTGPVNVG